Proteins from one Acidobacteriota bacterium genomic window:
- a CDS encoding GDP-mannose 4,6-dehydratase — protein sequence MKDEKSFELSGKRILITGGAGMIGSTIAHLAVAAGAKVTILDALLPLYGGNLFNLKGIEDEVRFVKGDIRHYPLVEKLVSESELIYNLAAQVSYIDSAHDPFLDLEINCRGHLNVLEAVRKKAPGAKIIFSSSRFVYGSIEYTPVDERHPLNCLSIYGIHKLAAEKYYTFYHKYYGLKTVIFRIANPYGPRQQMKHSKYGIINWFIRLALEGKPLTIFGEGDQIRDYIFVEDLARGMLAASSPTLYHDIFNIGSGVGTRFRDMVKLVAKEAGGAKVVHLPFPKSYAFTETGDYITDISKIKKRLGWEPETSLEEGIRKTVEYYRKFKDNYW from the coding sequence TTGAAGGACGAGAAATCTTTCGAGCTTTCGGGAAAAAGGATACTGATCACCGGTGGCGCTGGGATGATCGGTTCGACCATCGCCCATCTCGCGGTAGCCGCCGGAGCCAAGGTAACCATCCTCGACGCCCTCCTTCCTTTATATGGGGGGAACCTCTTTAACCTAAAGGGGATAGAGGATGAGGTAAGGTTCGTTAAAGGGGATATTCGCCATTATCCCTTGGTTGAGAAACTCGTCTCAGAAAGCGAGCTTATCTACAACCTGGCTGCCCAGGTAAGCTATATCGATTCCGCCCACGATCCCTTCCTCGACCTTGAGATAAACTGCCGAGGTCATCTCAATGTGCTGGAAGCGGTGAGGAAGAAGGCGCCGGGAGCTAAAATAATCTTCTCGAGCTCCCGCTTTGTCTATGGCTCGATCGAATACACCCCGGTGGACGAACGCCATCCCCTAAACTGCCTGAGCATATACGGCATCCACAAGCTGGCAGCGGAAAAGTATTACACCTTCTACCACAAATATTACGGGTTGAAGACGGTCATCTTCCGCATAGCAAACCCATACGGGCCGAGACAGCAGATGAAACACAGCAAGTACGGCATCATCAACTGGTTTATCCGCCTCGCCTTGGAGGGAAAACCGCTCACCATCTTCGGCGAGGGGGATCAGATCAGGGATTACATCTTCGTCGAGGACTTAGCCCGGGGGATGCTCGCCGCCTCCTCTCCCACCCTTTACCACGATATATTCAATATAGGCTCTGGGGTGGGCACCCGTTTCCGGGATATGGTAAAGCTGGTGGCAAAGGAAGCGGGAGGGGCGAAGGTGGTGCACCTTCCCTTCCCCAAGAGCTACGCCTTTACCGAAACCGGGGATTATATAACCGATATCAGCAAGATAAAGAAAAGGCTCGGTTGGGAGCCAGAAACAAGCCTCGAAGAAGGGATAAGGAAGACGGTTGAATATTACCGTAAATTCAAGGACAACTACTGGTAG
- a CDS encoding sulfatase-like hydrolase/transferase, which yields MGGKRRKKKGKKPSPQKEISPSPKEIKPKPKKGRWLFIVFPLLVIGAISLILLPRYIVPRSKFPKANLLLISIDTMRADYLSCYAESGVKTPNIDRIAKEGILFKNCSAQIPLTLPSHATLLTGRYPMSHGVYENIGYILPEKMTTLAEVLKKAGYTTAGFIGSVVIGSSTGIAQGFDLYDDTFSPEEISAIKFGIAERRADKVVDSYINWQKDHLGDRFFAFVHLFDPHAPYDPPEPYRSRYQKEKNGPYRGEVAFTDEQIGRIYQFLKEKGLLKKTIIVISGDHGEMLGEHNEAEHGYFIYHSAINVPLIIRLPEGNYRGRKIEAQVGNIDIMPTILSLLDIPAPKEVEGKSLIPLMRKPKTEFPRYAYSESRRAYNHFGFAILRGICDGRYHYIDAPKPELYNIKSDPFEERNLFQKEKERAKALKRKMEEIVRGYSRGEGSSAEVSPELAERIRALGYLSAPGARKCRGNLPDPKDFIDIYNEVLLAGKLEEEGKYEESLKIIDKVLETLPDNLEALLLKGRVLVAMHRFNKAIPPLTKVVELAPKRWTKITALSLLGKCYQEIGKLERAIAVYREVLAGNYSPSTLGALIRLYKKSGRIGEGKRYLDALLSKGKLSASRLFTIGNMYELLNDYKKAEEVYRKVLEENPAHSGARKKLAYLLSRRGDLATALSLLEEGSRMSPNDGTYFLEIGLIYARMGRLSEEISAFRRAVELSPKLPQAYFYLGKALLDANRDPNEVIALAKKGLSLTPSPYFKPFGHYLLSDAYLRLGRRKESDAEYRIAKSLEEKLSRQPHP from the coding sequence ATGGGAGGAAAAAGGCGGAAGAAAAAGGGGAAAAAGCCATCCCCTCAAAAAGAGATATCTCCTTCACCAAAGGAGATAAAGCCAAAACCTAAGAAGGGTAGATGGCTTTTCATCGTTTTTCCCCTTCTTGTTATCGGGGCGATCTCGCTCATCCTACTTCCCCGATATATCGTCCCGAGGTCCAAATTTCCCAAGGCGAATCTCCTCCTCATCTCCATCGATACGATGCGAGCGGATTACCTGAGCTGTTATGCTGAAAGCGGGGTTAAGACGCCGAACATCGACAGGATCGCCAAGGAGGGAATACTTTTCAAAAATTGCTCTGCCCAGATACCGCTCACCCTTCCCTCCCACGCCACCCTCCTCACCGGGCGCTACCCAATGAGCCATGGGGTTTACGAAAACATCGGCTATATCCTGCCGGAGAAGATGACCACCTTGGCTGAGGTCCTCAAGAAAGCGGGCTATACCACTGCCGGTTTTATCGGTTCGGTTGTCATCGGTTCATCGACGGGGATCGCTCAGGGGTTCGATCTCTACGATGATACCTTCTCCCCTGAGGAGATATCGGCGATAAAGTTCGGCATCGCCGAGCGGAGGGCGGATAAGGTAGTCGATTCCTATATAAATTGGCAGAAGGATCACCTCGGGGATCGGTTCTTCGCCTTCGTCCACCTCTTTGACCCCCATGCCCCGTACGATCCACCCGAACCTTACCGCAGTCGCTACCAGAAGGAGAAAAACGGACCTTACCGGGGTGAGGTCGCCTTCACCGACGAGCAAATCGGGAGGATATACCAGTTCTTAAAGGAGAAAGGGCTCCTTAAAAAGACGATCATCGTCATCTCCGGCGACCACGGGGAGATGCTCGGAGAGCACAACGAGGCGGAGCATGGCTACTTCATCTATCATTCGGCGATAAATGTCCCCCTGATCATCCGTCTTCCTGAGGGAAACTACCGAGGGAGGAAGATAGAAGCCCAGGTGGGAAATATCGATATTATGCCCACCATCCTCTCCCTTCTCGACATTCCTGCCCCAAAGGAGGTGGAGGGAAAGAGCCTCATCCCCCTTATGAGGAAACCGAAGACGGAGTTCCCCCGCTATGCCTACTCCGAAAGCAGGCGGGCATATAACCATTTCGGCTTCGCCATCTTGAGGGGGATATGCGACGGGCGATACCACTATATCGATGCCCCGAAGCCAGAGCTCTATAACATAAAAAGCGATCCCTTCGAGGAGAGGAATCTATTCCAAAAGGAGAAGGAGCGTGCTAAAGCCCTCAAGAGGAAGATGGAGGAGATAGTGAGAGGATACAGCCGGGGCGAGGGATCCTCTGCTGAGGTGAGCCCGGAGCTTGCGGAAAGGATCCGCGCCTTGGGCTATCTCTCTGCTCCGGGAGCAAGGAAATGCAGGGGGAACCTACCCGATCCCAAGGATTTCATCGATATCTATAACGAGGTGCTCCTTGCCGGAAAGCTCGAGGAGGAGGGGAAATACGAGGAGAGCCTTAAAATAATCGATAAGGTATTGGAAACGCTTCCCGACAATTTAGAGGCACTTTTACTAAAAGGGCGGGTGCTTGTCGCGATGCATCGTTTCAATAAGGCTATCCCTCCTCTTACCAAAGTGGTCGAGCTCGCCCCAAAGAGATGGACCAAGATAACCGCACTTAGCCTTTTAGGGAAATGTTATCAGGAGATAGGTAAACTCGAAAGGGCGATCGCGGTGTACCGGGAGGTACTTGCCGGGAATTACTCCCCCAGCACCCTGGGTGCACTCATCAGGCTCTACAAGAAAAGCGGAAGGATCGGTGAGGGGAAGAGATATTTAGATGCCCTCCTCTCAAAGGGCAAGCTTTCCGCCAGCCGTCTTTTCACCATCGGCAATATGTATGAGCTACTTAACGACTATAAAAAGGCGGAGGAGGTTTACCGCAAGGTGCTCGAGGAGAACCCCGCCCATTCCGGAGCGAGGAAGAAGCTCGCCTACCTCCTGAGTCGGAGGGGGGATCTCGCCACCGCCCTCTCCCTTCTTGAGGAGGGGAGCAGGATGTCCCCCAATGACGGGACCTATTTCCTTGAGATAGGGCTCATCTACGCCAGAATGGGACGGCTCTCCGAGGAGATCTCCGCTTTCAGGAGGGCAGTTGAGCTTTCGCCTAAACTTCCTCAGGCTTACTTCTATTTAGGGAAGGCGCTTCTCGACGCCAATAGGGACCCGAACGAGGTCATTGCCTTGGCGAAAAAGGGGCTTTCTCTTACCCCTTCCCCTTATTTCAAGCCGTTTGGGCATTATCTTCTTTCCGACGCCTATCTCCGGCTGGGGCGGAGGAAGGAGTCGGATGCGGAGTACCGCATCGCCAAGTCCTTAGAGGAAAAACTAAGCCGTCAACCCCACCCATAA